In Tiliqua scincoides isolate rTilSci1 chromosome 1, rTilSci1.hap2, whole genome shotgun sequence, the following are encoded in one genomic region:
- the LOC136650195 gene encoding uncharacterized protein isoform X2, translating into MEGAEQGSPGLRSGRPPASADQEGLLELDPARTEASEDRPAQARGGGQPPDEAPPSRWRSQKSPASSSETKPSAGASPAKVPEKQTLEGRGAAAAVNHPIPGTFTVPPLAVLGLPHSVSHGLMDGSQMCEPPPQGSIACEVLRNSTHPLAVEILQLLERFTQIVAQLLTEKQQSSQGDLVVQLSAENQRLPQELQELKSSQRAPVPQRAPRSQANRNPFKRNTVFPVQLLITGETKGREKDFMDDVTRLLARQKVSLQVEDYQENSEQFLLLFCPIASRIGTDIDNALEGLSSIRKALLVVCHFKPKGSVQSIVSSREKVQHPALVTTVHACYTIQDGFYDCQMNKEAAAAVAAAIARELRGD; encoded by the exons ATGGAAGGAGCCGAGCAGGGCAGTCCCGGTCTCCGCAGCGGGCGCCCGCCGGCTTCTGCAGACcaggaaggcttgctggagctggATCCTGCCCGAACAGAGGCGTCGGAAGACCGCCCTGCCCAGGCACGAGGAGGCGGGCAGCCCCCCGACGAAGCCCCTCCGTCTCGGTGGCGGAGCCAGAAAAGCCCGGCCTCCTCCTCGGAAACGAAACCCTCGGCGGGAGCCTCCCCTGCGAAG gtaccTGAAAAGCAAACACTAGAAGGAAGGggtgctgcagctgctgtgaaCCACCCGATTCCAGGAACATTCACTGTGCCTCCGTTGGCAGTTCTTGGCCTGCCTCATTCTGTCTCTCATGGCTTGATGGATGGCAGCCAAATGTGTGAACCGCCTCCACAGGGAAGCATTGCATGTGAG GTTTTGAGGAACTCCACTCATCCCCTGGCTGTGGAAATTCTCCAGCTCCTGGAGAGGTTCACCCAAATCGTTGCCCAGCTGCTCACTGAGAAGCAGCAAAGTAGTCAGGGTGACCTGGTAGTCCAACTGTCGGCTGAGAACCAGCGGCTTCCGCAAGAGCTGCAGGAGCTGAAGAGCAGCCAAAGGGCCCCAGTACCCCAGAGGGCACCCCGTAGTCAAGCTAACCGGAATCCATTCAAACGGAACACAG tATTTCCTGTGCAGCTCTTGATCACTGGAGAGACCAAAGGACGTGAAAAGGATTTCATGGACGATGTGACTCGGCTCCTGGCTCGCCAAAAGGTCTCACTCCAGGTGGAGGATTATCAAGAGAATTCTGAGCAGTTTCTCCTGCTGTTCTGCCCAATTGCCTCCCGCATAGGCACTGACATTGACAATGCTCTTGAGGGGCTCAGCA GTATACGAAAGGCCCTCCTGGTTGTCTGCCATTTTAAGCCGAAGGGCAGCGTCCAATCAATTGTCAGCAGCAGGGAAAAGGTGCAGCATCCCGCCCTGGTGACAACAGTGCATGCCTGCTACACCATTCAAGATGGCTTCTACGACTGCCAGATGAACAAGGAGGCTGCGGCTGCTGTGGCAGCTGCCATTGCCAGAGAGCTGAGGGGAGACTGA
- the LOC136650195 gene encoding uncharacterized protein isoform X1, giving the protein MEGAEQGSPGLRSGRPPASADQEGLLELDPARTEASEDRPAQARGGGQPPDEAPPSRWRSQKSPASSSETKPSAGASPAKHLGQDEPGGRSRPKAGTAPSGANQESEQVPEKQTLEGRGAAAAVNHPIPGTFTVPPLAVLGLPHSVSHGLMDGSQMCEPPPQGSIACEVLRNSTHPLAVEILQLLERFTQIVAQLLTEKQQSSQGDLVVQLSAENQRLPQELQELKSSQRAPVPQRAPRSQANRNPFKRNTVFPVQLLITGETKGREKDFMDDVTRLLARQKVSLQVEDYQENSEQFLLLFCPIASRIGTDIDNALEGLSSIRKALLVVCHFKPKGSVQSIVSSREKVQHPALVTTVHACYTIQDGFYDCQMNKEAAAAVAAAIARELRGD; this is encoded by the exons ATGGAAGGAGCCGAGCAGGGCAGTCCCGGTCTCCGCAGCGGGCGCCCGCCGGCTTCTGCAGACcaggaaggcttgctggagctggATCCTGCCCGAACAGAGGCGTCGGAAGACCGCCCTGCCCAGGCACGAGGAGGCGGGCAGCCCCCCGACGAAGCCCCTCCGTCTCGGTGGCGGAGCCAGAAAAGCCCGGCCTCCTCCTCGGAAACGAAACCCTCGGCGGGAGCCTCCCCTGCGAAG CATCTAGGGCAAGATGAGCCAGGTGGCAGAAGCCGTCCAAAGGCTGGGACAGCACCAAGCGGGGCGAATCAGGAGTCAGAGCAG gtaccTGAAAAGCAAACACTAGAAGGAAGGggtgctgcagctgctgtgaaCCACCCGATTCCAGGAACATTCACTGTGCCTCCGTTGGCAGTTCTTGGCCTGCCTCATTCTGTCTCTCATGGCTTGATGGATGGCAGCCAAATGTGTGAACCGCCTCCACAGGGAAGCATTGCATGTGAG GTTTTGAGGAACTCCACTCATCCCCTGGCTGTGGAAATTCTCCAGCTCCTGGAGAGGTTCACCCAAATCGTTGCCCAGCTGCTCACTGAGAAGCAGCAAAGTAGTCAGGGTGACCTGGTAGTCCAACTGTCGGCTGAGAACCAGCGGCTTCCGCAAGAGCTGCAGGAGCTGAAGAGCAGCCAAAGGGCCCCAGTACCCCAGAGGGCACCCCGTAGTCAAGCTAACCGGAATCCATTCAAACGGAACACAG tATTTCCTGTGCAGCTCTTGATCACTGGAGAGACCAAAGGACGTGAAAAGGATTTCATGGACGATGTGACTCGGCTCCTGGCTCGCCAAAAGGTCTCACTCCAGGTGGAGGATTATCAAGAGAATTCTGAGCAGTTTCTCCTGCTGTTCTGCCCAATTGCCTCCCGCATAGGCACTGACATTGACAATGCTCTTGAGGGGCTCAGCA GTATACGAAAGGCCCTCCTGGTTGTCTGCCATTTTAAGCCGAAGGGCAGCGTCCAATCAATTGTCAGCAGCAGGGAAAAGGTGCAGCATCCCGCCCTGGTGACAACAGTGCATGCCTGCTACACCATTCAAGATGGCTTCTACGACTGCCAGATGAACAAGGAGGCTGCGGCTGCTGTGGCAGCTGCCATTGCCAGAGAGCTGAGGGGAGACTGA
- the SLC35F6 gene encoding solute carrier family 35 member F6, whose protein sequence is MAWTRHQLLLAALMLATGSINTLSAKWADKLSAPGCNGTATHSFQHPFLQAVGMFLGEFSCLAVFYLLLCNDRRRPEPTMATPQSFNRFLFLPPALCDMTGTSLMYVALNMTSASSFQMLRGAVIIFTGLLSVAFLGRKLVLSQWLGILITILGLLVVGLADLLSNSDKTHKLSEVITGDLLIIMAQVIVAIQMVLEEKFVYKHDVHPLQAVGTEGFFGFVILSLILVPLYYIPGGSFSGNPRGMLEDALDAFCQIGHLPLIAVALLGNISSIAFFNFAGISVTKEISATTRMVLDSLRTVVIWVVSLAVGWETFHGLQILGFLILLAGAALYNGLHQPLLARLPWGRAPADATGTTADREGLLAADGASINGDS, encoded by the exons ATGGCCTGGACCCGGCACCAGCTGCTGCTGGCCGCGCTCATGCTGGCCACCGGCTCCATCAACACCCTCTCCGCCAA GTGGGCAGATAAGCTGAGCGCACCAGGCTGCAATGGGACAGCAACGCACAGCTTCCAGCATCCGTTCCTCCAG GCGGTTGGCATGTTCTTAGGGGAGTTCTCCTGCCTGGCTGTCTTCTACCTTCTGCTGTGCAATGACCGGCGGAGGCCAGAGCCCACCATGGCCACTCCTCAGTCCTTCAACCGATTCCTTTTCCTGCCTCCAGCACTGTGTGACATGACCGGTACCAGCCTCATGTATGTGG CCCTGAACATGACCAGTGCCTCTAGTTTCCAGATGCTACGAGGAGCCGTGATCATCTTCACCGGGCTGCTCTCAGTAGCCTTCCTTGGACGGAAGCTGGTACTGAGCCAGTGGCTGGGGATTCTGATCACCATCCTAGGACTGCTGGTGGTTGGGCTGGCAGATCTGCTGAGTAACAGTGACAAGACGCACAAGCTGAGTGAGGTCATCACAG GAGACCTTCTCATCATCATGGCTCAGGTGATTGTTGCCATCCAGATGGTGCTGGAGGAGAAGTTTGTCTACAAGCATGATGTTCACCCTCTGCAGGCTGTTGGCACTGAAG GGTTCTTTGGGTTCGTCATCCTCTCCCTGATCCTGGTGCCCTTGTACTACATCCCAGGGGGCAGCTTCAGTGGTAATCCACGGGGGATGCTGGAAGATGCTCTCGATGCCTTCTGCCAGATTGGCCACCTCCCGCTCATTGCCGTGGCCCTGCTGGGTAACATCAGCAGCATTGCCTTCTTCAACTTTGCTGGCATCAGCGTCACCAAGGAGATCAGCGCCACCACCCGGATGGTGCTAGACAGCCTGCGCACTGTGGTCATTTGGGTTGTCAGCCTAGCCGTGGGCTGGGAGACCTTCCATGGACTGCAGATTCTCGGGTTCCTCATCCTCCTGGCTGGTGCTGCCCTCTACAATGGACTTCACCAACCTCTTCTTGCCCGCCTGCCctgggggagggcaccagcagaTGCCACAGGCACAACTGCAGATAGAGAGGGCCTATTGGCTGCAGATGGGGCATCCATTAATGGGGACAGTTGA